From the genome of Phreatobacter cathodiphilus, one region includes:
- a CDS encoding outer membrane protein translates to MKKMLLTSAAVLAFGCNVQAADLGVARGPAAAIVAPAFNWTGFYFGGYIGGASRQARFTDIDGYNAVGSWNANRTSFLGGVTLGYNWQFTPNVLVGIEGELGYLGGARRADPFSPGLDTEGRIADSLYGLITARVGLTADRALFYVKGGLALGGGSASVVDSCVIGACGGGTYSASSSSNVGWTIGGGVEYAVSGNWTVKGEYNYIRFNNRTMTDGAFRFGVSNNDAHLFKVGLNYLFASGGGRY, encoded by the coding sequence ATGAAGAAGATGCTTTTGACCAGCGCAGCTGTGCTGGCATTCGGGTGCAACGTTCAGGCGGCTGACCTCGGCGTCGCGCGAGGTCCGGCAGCGGCGATCGTAGCGCCCGCGTTCAACTGGACCGGTTTCTATTTCGGCGGCTACATTGGCGGCGCCTCCCGCCAGGCCCGCTTCACCGACATCGACGGCTACAATGCCGTTGGAAGCTGGAATGCTAATCGCACCAGTTTCCTGGGCGGCGTCACGCTCGGCTACAACTGGCAGTTCACCCCCAATGTACTGGTCGGCATCGAGGGTGAACTCGGCTACCTCGGCGGAGCGCGTCGGGCGGACCCGTTTTCGCCGGGCCTTGATACGGAAGGTCGGATTGCCGACAGCCTTTACGGGCTGATCACAGCACGTGTGGGTCTGACGGCCGACCGTGCTCTGTTCTACGTGAAAGGTGGTCTCGCGTTGGGCGGCGGCAGCGCCAGCGTTGTGGACTCCTGCGTGATTGGCGCGTGCGGTGGCGGCACCTACTCCGCTTCGTCCTCCAGCAACGTCGGCTGGACGATCGGCGGCGGCGTCGAGTACGCAGTCTCGGGCAACTGGACCGTCAAGGGCGAGTACAACTATATTCGCTTCAACAACCGGACGATGACCGACGGTGCCTTCCGCTTCGGTGTGAGCAACAATGATGCTCACCTGTTCAAGGTGGGTCTGAACTATCTGTTCGCCAGCGGTGGGGGCCGCTACTGA
- a CDS encoding extracellular solute-binding protein encodes MAWRTCRAALLLFFLSGAAEARTLITVYTAAEAEHLAVVKQALETDIPDVEIRWVRGSTGHLTTRLVAERNAPVADLILGLSSQSLALLKEQKALEPFRPQAADQLRAEFLDPTEPYSWTGIAAFAVGACFNTERASLLGLARPRYWRDLADPAYRGRIAMPHPASSGVGLLLVATWIQLMGEDEAWIFMEELHKNVAVYTGSGDAPCIQAARGERVLGVSFDMRALREKSQGAPIELLLPDDGVGWEMSGMALVAGRPAAKSEAARRVIEWASGQSAHRLFARFFGTLARSDVSSPREYPLVHQQVRSPDSLRWVAANRERLLAEWERRFSSRPQ; translated from the coding sequence ATGGCCTGGCGAACCTGTCGTGCCGCGCTGTTGCTGTTCTTTCTTTCCGGCGCGGCCGAAGCCCGAACCCTCATCACCGTCTATACCGCCGCAGAGGCCGAGCACCTGGCGGTTGTCAAACAGGCGCTCGAAACCGACATCCCGGATGTCGAGATCCGATGGGTGAGGGGCTCCACCGGTCATCTGACGACCCGCCTGGTTGCGGAACGAAACGCCCCTGTTGCGGACCTCATTCTCGGGCTTTCGTCACAGAGCCTGGCGTTGCTGAAAGAGCAAAAGGCGCTTGAGCCCTTTCGACCGCAGGCAGCCGATCAGCTGCGGGCCGAATTTCTGGACCCGACGGAGCCCTACAGTTGGACAGGGATCGCCGCATTCGCAGTGGGAGCATGCTTCAACACCGAACGAGCGTCATTATTGGGGTTGGCTCGCCCGAGGTACTGGCGTGACTTGGCCGACCCCGCATACCGGGGGCGGATCGCGATGCCTCATCCCGCCTCGTCCGGCGTCGGGCTTCTGCTCGTAGCCACCTGGATCCAGCTGATGGGCGAAGATGAAGCGTGGATCTTCATGGAAGAGCTTCACAAGAATGTCGCCGTGTACACCGGGTCGGGTGACGCTCCCTGCATCCAGGCGGCGCGCGGCGAGCGCGTTCTCGGTGTGAGCTTCGACATGCGGGCGCTACGGGAAAAGTCCCAAGGCGCCCCTATCGAGCTTCTCCTGCCCGACGACGGGGTCGGCTGGGAGATGAGCGGCATGGCCCTCGTCGCGGGGCGACCGGCGGCGAAGTCGGAGGCAGCTCGGCGGGTCATCGAGTGGGCCAGTGGTCAGAGCGCGCACAGGCTGTTTGCCCGGTTCTTTGGTACCCTTGCTCGCAGCGATGTTTCGTCACCGCGGGAGTACCCGCTCGTACACCAACAGGTTCGTTCCCCAGATTCGCTCCGATGGGTGGCCGCCAACCGAGAACGATTGCTGGCGGAGTGGGAGCGCCGGTTCAGCTCCAGGCCGCAATGA
- a CDS encoding sensor histidine kinase, with amino-acid sequence MYAMGVVGLVPLLAAGSWNEWSNRALREAELRTNLVEEATYVASEFQRQIEGVQSLLLTLSVIPVVRGTGVISCDQLFDLVRPQNPVLAAIGATDRQGNVICASDRQPGELLPPIADRPHFRKAMETRRPALGAYAYGRRTARHVIHVAVPYDDSAGTLAGVVFASVSLDVIARRHDLPQWNASKVITVIDGEGAIIMRQPDYARFVGQRIEDGRWNRLRSFTTPGNYDAVSSVDGVHRIVGYSPLNAEPLGLFVGIGVDKAAAFAPLNAATLRSLLATLVALALAFGTAWLVARNLIGKPWRRTLRAARRMKEGDLTARVAVIGKGEFADLAAAFNSVADQLVAALSRKDMLLRELSHRVMNSLQVIQSVLRLQERSATAEETRAQLRDAASRVQAVAMTYRRLHELNGTDAVDIGELAAAIAEEISRSLLQSKEQITVECQSRFISPQRAMPFALIVNELLTNAAKHGGNAAMIGLSLQVEGDVVALSVTNARSNDSSRARSGAGFGTRMIKAMVQDLAGNVRQVESVDLFETQITFPVADPQEVQDPQEAKRHMMAQPRTT; translated from the coding sequence ATGTACGCGATGGGTGTGGTCGGGCTCGTTCCGCTCCTCGCCGCCGGGAGCTGGAACGAGTGGAGCAACCGTGCCCTGCGCGAGGCGGAGCTACGGACCAATCTCGTCGAAGAAGCGACATATGTCGCTAGCGAATTTCAAAGGCAGATTGAGGGGGTCCAGAGCCTCCTGCTGACCCTTTCGGTTATCCCGGTTGTGCGGGGCACTGGGGTCATTTCCTGCGACCAACTTTTTGACCTTGTGAGGCCGCAGAACCCGGTTCTCGCCGCCATCGGCGCCACCGACCGGCAGGGCAATGTGATCTGCGCGTCCGACCGTCAGCCCGGTGAACTGCTTCCGCCCATTGCCGACCGCCCCCACTTTCGCAAGGCGATGGAGACCAGACGCCCCGCGCTGGGGGCATACGCCTATGGCAGGCGGACCGCTCGCCACGTCATTCATGTGGCTGTGCCTTACGACGATTCGGCCGGCACCCTCGCCGGCGTGGTGTTCGCCTCGGTCAGCCTCGATGTGATCGCCCGCCGCCACGACCTGCCCCAATGGAATGCGAGTAAGGTGATCACCGTCATCGACGGCGAGGGGGCAATCATCATGCGCCAGCCCGACTATGCGCGGTTCGTAGGGCAAAGGATCGAGGACGGTCGCTGGAACCGGCTACGGTCGTTTACCACACCCGGGAATTATGACGCCGTGTCGTCAGTGGATGGGGTGCATCGCATCGTCGGGTATTCACCACTCAACGCCGAGCCCCTGGGTCTCTTCGTCGGCATTGGCGTGGACAAGGCGGCAGCCTTCGCGCCCCTGAACGCCGCTACGCTCCGGTCTCTCCTGGCCACCCTCGTGGCGCTTGCCCTCGCCTTCGGCACCGCGTGGCTGGTTGCCCGCAACCTCATTGGAAAGCCCTGGCGGCGCACCCTGCGGGCAGCCCGGCGAATGAAGGAGGGAGATCTGACGGCCCGCGTCGCCGTCATCGGCAAGGGAGAGTTCGCCGACCTCGCCGCCGCCTTCAACTCGGTTGCGGACCAGCTTGTGGCGGCGCTCTCGCGCAAGGACATGTTGCTGAGGGAACTAAGTCACCGCGTCATGAACAGTCTCCAGGTCATACAGTCAGTCTTGAGGCTCCAGGAACGCTCCGCCACCGCTGAGGAGACCAGGGCCCAACTGCGCGATGCGGCGAGCCGCGTCCAGGCGGTGGCCATGACCTACCGCCGCCTCCATGAGCTGAACGGCACCGACGCAGTCGATATCGGAGAGTTGGCGGCCGCTATCGCCGAGGAAATTTCTCGCTCGCTTCTGCAGTCGAAGGAGCAAATTACCGTTGAGTGCCAGTCGCGATTCATCTCCCCCCAGCGCGCGATGCCATTTGCGCTGATCGTGAACGAGCTACTGACCAACGCCGCCAAGCACGGTGGGAACGCCGCCATGATCGGGCTTAGCTTGCAGGTCGAGGGAGATGTGGTCGCCCTCTCAGTGACCAACGCGCGGTCGAACGATAGCAGCCGAGCGAGATCAGGCGCGGGGTTCGGCACCCGGATGATCAAAGCCATGGTGCAGGACCTTGCCGGCAACGTGCGTCAGGTCGAGAGCGTAGACCTCTTCGAGACGCAGATCACGTTTCCGGTCGCCGACCCACAGGAGGTGCAGGACCCCCAAGAAGCGAAACGGCACATGATGGCGCAGCCGAGAACGACATAG
- a CDS encoding ribbon-helix-helix domain-containing protein, which produces MVTKATGPVTSALKKRSAIIGGQKSSVSLEDDFWNAFVEIADARQMTLSDLLTAIDDKRRNGNLSSAVRVFVLQEVLAGRLGPKPAEPPPRRYRRVSASLDL; this is translated from the coding sequence GTGGTCACCAAAGCAACCGGTCCAGTGACAAGCGCGCTGAAGAAGCGCTCGGCGATCATCGGGGGGCAGAAGTCGTCCGTGTCACTCGAGGACGATTTCTGGAATGCCTTTGTCGAAATCGCAGATGCCAGGCAGATGACTCTTTCCGACCTTCTCACGGCGATCGACGACAAGCGCCGCAACGGCAATCTGTCGTCGGCCGTCCGTGTTTTCGTCCTTCAAGAAGTCTTGGCTGGTCGCTTAGGCCCGAAGCCGGCAGAGCCACCGCCGCGTCGCTACCGCCGCGTCTCGGCTTCCCTCGATCTTTGA
- a CDS encoding PAS domain-containing sensor histidine kinase: MNLSPTPELPPTQICKPTKLGSTLTDNHALAALAECSPAMLWRGDVNGRCVYLNAAMREFWGLDPEDCATFDWATSLLEADREKVFGPFSEGMAQQKGFSCEGRYRRCDGAVRILRTRAVPSFDGSGHFTGMIGVNDDLTDLRVAEAELETTNRALAVGLSHQQRLNERLKLATSISGLAMSEHDEELRYTWAHNLPADVLGKTPEDLVGADVGGPIHGMLRRALTGSPQSEELLLSINGVPRWFHIQTARILHPDGARGVVASALDVTSHRLNQQKLEVLARELSHRVKNVFAVVQAIVRQSAKASGAPKDFVSSIEARLQALAHAQDALIATGENQVELGDLLRRQLAHVSGVTIEGPELHIPGLVAPYIALATHELSTNALKYGALSCPSGYVSVTWKLTQTDILQIVWREAGGPRYSRGGKAGFGSVLLTQIFAAATGGQVELVPASEGLTWRAEFPIKPHVEMGVPHGGR; the protein is encoded by the coding sequence ATGAACCTTTCGCCCACTCCCGAGTTACCGCCGACGCAAATCTGCAAGCCAACGAAGCTAGGTTCGACCTTGACGGATAATCATGCCCTTGCAGCTCTCGCCGAGTGCTCGCCGGCCATGCTTTGGCGAGGCGACGTCAACGGCCGATGTGTTTATCTCAATGCTGCGATGAGGGAGTTCTGGGGTTTGGACCCCGAGGACTGCGCGACCTTCGATTGGGCGACGAGCCTGCTTGAGGCTGATCGAGAAAAGGTATTTGGACCGTTTTCCGAGGGCATGGCGCAGCAGAAGGGATTTTCCTGCGAAGGGCGGTATCGGCGCTGCGACGGCGCAGTGAGGATCTTGCGCACCCGGGCCGTTCCCTCGTTTGACGGGAGCGGCCACTTCACCGGCATGATCGGTGTCAACGACGACCTCACCGATCTGAGAGTTGCGGAGGCCGAACTCGAAACCACTAACCGGGCTCTTGCCGTTGGATTGTCGCATCAGCAACGGCTCAACGAGAGGCTTAAGCTCGCGACCAGTATTTCCGGTCTCGCGATGTCCGAACACGACGAAGAGCTTCGATATACCTGGGCTCACAACCTCCCGGCAGATGTGCTCGGAAAAACACCCGAAGATCTGGTGGGAGCCGACGTCGGAGGCCCGATCCACGGGATGTTGAGGCGAGCCCTGACCGGCTCGCCTCAATCGGAGGAGCTCCTACTGTCGATCAACGGAGTCCCGCGCTGGTTCCACATCCAGACGGCACGGATCCTCCATCCCGACGGAGCTCGCGGAGTCGTCGCAAGCGCCCTCGACGTGACCTCGCACCGGCTCAACCAGCAGAAACTGGAGGTTCTTGCCCGAGAACTTAGCCACCGGGTGAAAAACGTCTTCGCGGTGGTTCAAGCCATAGTCCGGCAGTCGGCCAAGGCGAGTGGGGCGCCGAAGGATTTCGTCTCCAGCATTGAGGCTCGCCTTCAGGCACTTGCGCATGCCCAAGATGCGCTGATCGCGACAGGGGAAAACCAGGTCGAGCTGGGTGATCTCCTCAGGCGCCAACTCGCGCATGTCTCCGGGGTGACGATTGAGGGACCCGAGCTGCATATTCCAGGCCTTGTAGCGCCATACATCGCTTTGGCGACCCATGAATTGAGCACCAACGCACTGAAATACGGCGCGCTCAGTTGCCCGAGCGGCTATGTGAGCGTCACCTGGAAGCTGACCCAAACAGACATTCTGCAGATCGTCTGGCGAGAAGCGGGGGGACCGAGATATTCCAGGGGAGGGAAAGCGGGTTTCGGCTCGGTGCTCCTGACCCAGATCTTCGCGGCCGCAACAGGTGGTCAGGTCGAACTCGTGCCCGCAAGTGAAGGCCTCACTTGGCGCGCCGAATTTCCTATCAAGCCCCACGTCGAAATGGGTGTCCCGCACGGGGGCCGGTGA
- a CDS encoding site-specific integrase translates to MTQQSVSHCRISLSDSGRPKPRLDNEQLKRQFFEYMAEALGRDPATVDRAAQALARFEWHTGGASFTAFDKDQAISFKAALLAETNQRTGAPLAKSTVLATLHPVREFFSWLPGLPSFRSKIDRSAAAYLTPSNKDVTRSRSRRERAVPSVEQMALVLDTMPATTPIQRRDRAVVALAIATAARADAIATLRIKHVDLAKNCIIQSSDQVRTKFGKTIISYLVAIVPSAGAIVHGWCRELIRDHGWGPDDPLFPALTNRYGDDGLFQHDGFERRCWATSQSVRIIFARACKSAGLPYYNPHTMRAMQVRWLHSLNPTEEELKALSQNLGHEDVAVTRVHYGRLERDHQAKLLTTICMPRAKNDPTIARDALKALEALSDVFRKQLK, encoded by the coding sequence ATGACACAGCAGAGCGTCTCTCACTGCAGGATCAGTTTGTCGGATTCGGGACGCCCAAAGCCGAGGCTCGACAATGAGCAGCTGAAGCGGCAGTTTTTCGAATACATGGCTGAGGCTTTAGGCCGTGATCCCGCCACCGTTGACCGCGCCGCACAGGCGCTTGCACGCTTCGAGTGGCATACCGGCGGGGCCTCTTTCACGGCCTTCGACAAGGATCAGGCGATCAGCTTCAAGGCTGCGCTTTTGGCCGAGACAAATCAGCGAACCGGTGCACCGCTGGCGAAAAGCACGGTGCTGGCGACCCTGCATCCCGTGCGGGAGTTCTTCAGCTGGTTACCCGGCCTTCCCAGTTTTCGGTCGAAGATTGATCGGTCTGCAGCCGCCTATCTTACGCCTTCAAACAAAGACGTGACCCGGTCGCGATCGAGGCGAGAAAGAGCGGTGCCGTCGGTTGAGCAGATGGCCTTGGTTTTGGACACCATGCCTGCCACGACGCCGATCCAGCGCCGCGACCGAGCCGTCGTTGCCTTGGCGATCGCGACAGCCGCTCGTGCCGATGCGATCGCGACGCTGCGGATCAAGCATGTCGACCTTGCCAAAAACTGCATCATTCAAAGCAGCGACCAGGTTCGCACCAAATTTGGCAAAACCATCATCAGTTACCTCGTTGCGATCGTTCCCTCGGCGGGCGCCATTGTGCATGGCTGGTGCCGGGAGCTGATCCGCGACCACGGGTGGGGTCCGGACGATCCCTTGTTTCCCGCGCTTACCAACCGTTACGGCGACGATGGACTCTTCCAGCACGATGGCTTTGAGCGCCGCTGCTGGGCGACGAGCCAGTCAGTCCGGATCATCTTCGCACGTGCGTGCAAATCAGCTGGTCTGCCCTATTACAACCCGCATACGATGAGGGCGATGCAGGTCCGGTGGTTGCACAGCCTCAACCCGACCGAAGAAGAGCTGAAAGCCCTATCACAGAACCTGGGGCACGAAGACGTCGCGGTGACCCGGGTTCACTATGGGCGCTTGGAGCGCGATCACCAAGCCAAGTTGCTCACAACAATATGCATGCCGCGAGCCAAAAATGATCCTACGATTGCTCGTGACGCTCTCAAGGCGCTGGAAGCACTAAGCGATGTCTTTCGTAAACAGTTGAAATGA
- a CDS encoding sensor domain-containing diguanylate cyclase: protein MRGLFVYAADGSWVATSEKVDIQGLNNADRDYFRHHRATPDRTPFLGPPIRSRSGGQWILTVSRRVDGPDGAFAGVVLATLDVDYFVRGFAKFDVGSAGSLSLLSSTGVLVARYPFDDNVIGRDFNGSPFMRHAANNHSGTVHFRSVLDGVERISSYHKSERLPLLMLIARGKDEVLAPWRSEASWRMNMVFGLTLLIAGLGALMLRELASRQRLLRVISCQEADFRLLAEASSDMVTRIGFDGRLTYVSPSSLRILGWGPDELIGGQALAGLHREDRNAVETVVEQMRKGERLEALIAYRTRHRTSGTVWLESSLSVTRDPETGRIDGVVAVSRDVTEHKQLEGHLSRLATLDSLTGLANRRFLDDRAERELVLARQHGRPLAMLLIDADHFKAFNDTYGHQAGDHCLQQIAAVIQAHAARPGDLAARYGGEEFALLLADTNEEGAGTVAERIRTSVEALAIPHMGNAAHRVVTISAGGACVIPQASGATVGELVRAADRNLYISKAEGRNRSTVSACISLTGYPPLLIPSPAMQTPIIPALGPAQVAERHS from the coding sequence GTGCGGGGCCTCTTCGTTTATGCTGCCGACGGATCGTGGGTTGCCACATCCGAAAAGGTCGACATTCAAGGCCTTAACAATGCCGATCGGGACTATTTCCGGCACCACCGCGCCACCCCAGATCGGACGCCGTTTCTAGGGCCTCCGATCCGAAGCCGGTCGGGAGGTCAGTGGATCCTAACTGTCTCGCGCCGTGTCGACGGTCCTGATGGCGCATTCGCCGGGGTAGTGCTCGCTACTCTAGATGTTGACTACTTCGTACGGGGTTTTGCCAAATTCGACGTGGGATCCGCGGGTTCGCTCTCTCTGTTATCTTCAACAGGAGTTCTGGTCGCCCGCTATCCGTTCGACGACAACGTGATCGGGCGTGATTTCAACGGGTCGCCGTTTATGCGCCATGCGGCTAATAACCATTCGGGGACAGTCCACTTCCGGAGCGTCCTCGACGGCGTAGAGCGGATCAGCTCTTACCATAAGAGCGAGCGCTTGCCGCTCCTGATGCTTATCGCTCGCGGCAAGGATGAGGTTCTCGCTCCATGGCGCTCTGAAGCATCGTGGCGCATGAACATGGTCTTTGGCTTGACGCTGCTCATAGCTGGTCTAGGCGCACTGATGCTGAGGGAACTCGCCTCCCGCCAGCGTCTACTCAGGGTCATTTCTTGTCAGGAGGCAGACTTCCGACTCCTGGCAGAGGCTTCCAGCGACATGGTCACGCGCATCGGGTTTGACGGCCGGCTCACCTATGTGTCCCCCTCCTCCCTACGCATCCTCGGCTGGGGTCCCGATGAACTGATCGGAGGACAAGCGCTGGCAGGCCTCCACAGGGAAGACCGGAACGCCGTTGAAACCGTCGTGGAGCAAATGCGGAAAGGTGAGCGGTTGGAGGCCCTGATCGCCTACCGCACCCGCCACCGCACCAGCGGTACCGTTTGGCTGGAATCGTCCCTCTCAGTAACCCGCGACCCGGAGACCGGCCGCATAGATGGCGTCGTTGCGGTCTCGCGGGACGTGACCGAGCACAAGCAACTCGAGGGTCACCTCTCCCGCCTGGCTACCCTCGACAGCCTGACCGGCCTGGCCAATCGGCGCTTTCTCGATGATCGCGCAGAGCGCGAACTTGTTCTCGCACGCCAACACGGTCGGCCGCTGGCCATGCTTCTGATCGACGCCGATCACTTCAAGGCCTTCAATGACACCTATGGACACCAAGCTGGCGATCACTGCCTGCAGCAGATTGCGGCTGTCATCCAAGCCCATGCTGCGCGGCCGGGTGACCTTGCCGCGCGCTATGGCGGTGAAGAGTTTGCGCTCCTGTTGGCCGACACGAACGAAGAGGGCGCCGGGACAGTCGCGGAGCGAATTCGTACCTCTGTCGAAGCGCTTGCGATACCGCACATGGGGAATGCTGCCCACCGGGTGGTCACAATTAGCGCTGGAGGAGCTTGCGTCATCCCGCAAGCGTCGGGAGCGACCGTGGGTGAATTGGTCCGGGCAGCGGACCGCAATCTCTATATCTCCAAGGCGGAGGGGAGAAATCGCTCTACTGTCTCCGCATGCATCAGCCTGACAGGATATCCGCCTCTACTGATCCCTTCCCCGGCAATGCAGACCCCAATCATTCCGGCTTTGGGGCCAGCACAAGTCGCGGAACGCCACTCGTGA
- a CDS encoding GMC oxidoreductase: MGPVGDAAAVVDPDLKVHGLEALRVADAAVMPTDCRANLHFTCVMIGEMAAKRMRTGR; this comes from the coding sequence GTGGGACCCGTCGGCGACGCCGCCGCCGTGGTCGATCCCGACCTCAAGGTCCACGGCCTCGAAGCGCTGCGCGTCGCCGACGCCGCTGTCATGCCCACCGACTGCCGCGCCAACCTGCACTTCACCTGCGTGATGATCGGCGAGATGGCGGCGAAACGGATGCGGACTGGGCGGTAG